Below is a genomic region from Candidatus Binatia bacterium.
CGCCTGTCGTATATCGCCGGGAGCCGGCTCTTTGCCGCGAGGTCTGCGACTTGTGTTCGGTGAGAGTTGAGTACGGGGCCTCCACGCACCAGGCCCGCGTCAGCACGCCCCCTGCTTGCCTCTCGGAATGCAGTCTCAAGATCCTTGGGACTTGGTACGTCTAGGTGTTGAAGCTGCACCCCGAGTGCCCCTGCCACGAGTTCTATCTCTCTTCGAATTTGGACGTTGGCCGGGAGGGTTGAAGTTCCAAAGACGGCCACGCGGGAGAGCCGAGGAACGGTCTCTTTCAGAAGCTCCAGTTGTTTTCCGCTTAACTCCGGGGCAACTCTCGACAGTCCCGTAATGTTCCCGCCCGGCCGCGCCAGGCTGGCGACGAACGCGTTCCCAATAGGATCGGTATTCTGCGCCATCACAATGGGGATGGTAGCAGTGGCTTCCTTGGCCGCCCGGGTGTTTGCCGAACCACCCGTGACGATTACGTCTACCTTGAGACGCACCAGTTCGGCGGCAAGCGCGGGGAGCCGATCGAATTTTCCCTCCGCAGATCGCCACTCAATGACAATGTTTTTTCCCTCCACGTACCCAAGCTCGCGCAGACCCTGCCGAAATGCCTCCCTGACGTCCGCGCCAGCCGAAAGGGAGGTGCCAGTGA
It encodes:
- a CDS encoding ABC transporter substrate-binding protein, which gives rise to MKKNSALIPLGTQHFQREAMKKIFLFLPVIAVLGGAATADAQQSAKVPRIGYLTGTSLSAGADVREAFRQGLRELGYVEGKNIVIEWRSAEGKFDRLPALAAELVRLKVDVIVTGGSANTRAAKEATATIPIVMAQNTDPIGNAFVASLARPGGNITGLSRVAPELSGKQLELLKETVPRLSRVAVFGTSTLPANVQIRREIELVAGALGVQLQHLDVPSPKDLETAFREASRGRADAGLVRGGPVLNSHRTQVADLAAKSRLPAIYDRRDYVEDGGLMSYGVSFTDLYRRAATYVDKILKGAKPADLPVEQPTKFELVINLKAAKQIGLTVPANVLARADKVIK